A genome region from Nitrospirota bacterium includes the following:
- a CDS encoding transposase translates to MPRIARVCAEGYPHHITQRGNNKEKTFFDDEDKRFYLDALQRYKDKYKMKILAYCLMGNHVHILAMPEKETSLARGIGGTNLLYTQYINRKYNRSGRLWQNRFFSSVVEKEPYLWAVMRYIEHNPVRAKLVRRAEDYAWSSARAHLSGIKDDVLAKESCFSEKEIKSYKEFLTEDAKEINATIRRATSTGRPFGSEGFIKKLERILKRNLFPRKGGRPKIKGKE, encoded by the coding sequence ATGCCAAGGATTGCAAGAGTATGCGCTGAGGGATACCCCCATCATATAACTCAAAGGGGGAACAATAAAGAAAAAACTTTTTTTGATGATGAAGATAAGAGGTTTTATCTTGATGCCCTTCAACGATACAAAGATAAATATAAAATGAAAATACTTGCCTACTGTCTGATGGGAAACCACGTTCACATCCTTGCAATGCCTGAAAAGGAAACGTCATTGGCCAGAGGCATCGGAGGGACAAACCTGCTTTATACTCAATACATAAACCGCAAATATAACAGAAGCGGGAGGCTGTGGCAGAACAGGTTTTTTTCGTCAGTCGTTGAGAAAGAGCCTTATCTGTGGGCTGTAATGAGATACATAGAGCACAATCCGGTAAGGGCAAAACTTGTCAGGAGAGCAGAAGACTATGCGTGGTCAAGCGCAAGGGCGCATTTGTCAGGCATTAAAGACGATGTCCTCGCAAAAGAGAGTTGTTTTAGTGAGAAGGAAATCAAATCATACAAGGAATTCTTAACTGAAGATGCCAAGGAGATAAATGCAACCATAAGGCGTGCGACATCAACCGGCAGACCTTTTGGTAGTGAAGGGTTTATAAAGAAACTGGAGAGGATATTGAAACGAAATCTCTTTCCGAGGAAGGGCGGCAGGCCAAAAATAAAGGGGAAGGAATAA
- the glyQ gene encoding glycine--tRNA ligase subunit alpha gives MYFQELILKLHEFWSKQGCVLLQPYDIEVGAGTFHPATFFKVLGPEPWKTAYVEPSRRPTDGRYGENPNRLQHYYQYQVILKPSPSESQEIYLESLTYLGIEPQKHDIRFVEDDWESPTLGAWGLGWEVWLDGMEITQFTYFQQVGSIDLKPVSLEITYGLERIAMYLQNVDNVFNLEWSKGIKYGDIHHIDEVEFSKYNFDYADTELLIKQFEAYEKESIRLNELGLVLPSYEFCLKCSHTFNLLDARGAISVTERTGYIARVRNLARLCAHAYLKQREEMGFPLLKT, from the coding sequence ATGTATTTTCAGGAACTGATTTTAAAGCTTCATGAATTCTGGTCCAAGCAGGGCTGTGTTCTGCTCCAGCCTTATGACATTGAGGTCGGCGCAGGGACCTTCCATCCTGCAACCTTTTTTAAAGTCCTCGGGCCCGAGCCGTGGAAAACAGCTTATGTCGAACCTTCAAGAAGGCCTACAGACGGCAGATACGGCGAGAATCCGAACAGGCTTCAGCATTATTACCAGTATCAGGTAATCCTTAAGCCCTCTCCGAGTGAGAGTCAGGAAATTTATCTTGAAAGCCTCACATATCTCGGCATAGAACCTCAAAAACATGACATACGGTTTGTGGAAGATGACTGGGAATCCCCGACACTCGGCGCATGGGGGCTCGGATGGGAGGTCTGGCTTGACGGAATGGAGATAACACAGTTCACATATTTTCAGCAGGTAGGAAGCATTGATTTGAAGCCTGTGTCGCTTGAGATAACATACGGGCTTGAAAGAATCGCTATGTATCTTCAGAACGTAGACAATGTATTCAATCTTGAGTGGTCCAAGGGCATAAAATACGGCGACATTCACCATATTGACGAGGTGGAATTTTCAAAATATAACTTTGATTATGCAGATACAGAACTTCTGATAAAGCAATTTGAAGCCTATGAAAAAGAATCCATAAGGCTGAATGAACTCGGACTCGTTCTTCCGTCATATGAGTTCTGCCTTAAGTGTTCCCACACATTCAATCTTCTTGATGCCAGGGGAGCTATCTCTGTAACAGAGAGGACAGGCTACATTGCGAGAGTGCGTAACCTTGCGAGGCTATGCGCCCATGCATACCTGAAACAGAGAGAGGAAATGGGCTTCCCGCTGCTGAAGACTTAA
- a CDS encoding tetratricopeptide repeat protein — MAETVSFQKEYTYQAGDMDSKDAARIIAMENAKRLLFGEIEAYLESKALIKNLQLTKNQATALISVIVKTDVIEQKWDNNAFYVKAGVSVNSDEIVKSIAVLSRDKRNTGEIEEVRKKASGFLKKIEKLKERQEADSADGKTAPIISGYNEAVKILSAIGWFENGCVLVNSGNPQKAVEAFTKAIKLSPNNEKFYVFRGNAYGEAGSNNQAVKDIAKAIKLNPKYAKAYVSRGNAYLRSGSYQQAVKDYSVAVKLSPKHEEAYCYRGVAYGALGKEQQALEDFSHAIKINPEYEKAYFYRGLAYAESANYHKALEDFNKAVELNPGDSEAYFNRGRVYGLLGDTYKAVEDIRKAARLGDKAAQNFLKMQKIEW; from the coding sequence TTGGCTGAAACGGTTTCTTTCCAGAAGGAATATACCTATCAGGCAGGAGATATGGACAGCAAGGATGCTGCCCGTATAATTGCGATGGAGAATGCGAAGAGGCTTTTATTCGGAGAAATAGAAGCGTATCTTGAGAGCAAGGCATTGATAAAAAATCTTCAACTCACTAAAAATCAGGCTACGGCTCTTATCTCGGTAATTGTAAAGACTGATGTGATAGAACAGAAATGGGATAATAATGCCTTTTATGTTAAAGCAGGGGTTTCTGTTAATTCGGATGAGATAGTTAAGTCTATTGCTGTTCTGAGCAGGGATAAGAGGAATACGGGAGAGATAGAAGAGGTAAGGAAGAAAGCATCAGGGTTTTTAAAAAAAATTGAAAAATTAAAAGAACGGCAGGAAGCAGACAGTGCAGATGGAAAGACAGCCCCGATAATATCGGGGTATAATGAGGCAGTAAAGATTCTAAGCGCAATTGGCTGGTTTGAAAATGGGTGTGTGCTTGTGAATTCAGGCAACCCGCAGAAAGCAGTAGAGGCGTTTACAAAGGCCATAAAATTAAGCCCTAATAATGAGAAGTTTTATGTCTTTCGAGGGAATGCCTATGGGGAAGCCGGCAGCAATAATCAGGCTGTTAAAGACATTGCAAAGGCTATAAAGCTAAATCCTAAATATGCTAAGGCTTATGTCTCTCGAGGGAATGCCTATCTAAGGTCGGGTAGTTATCAGCAGGCTGTTAAGGACTACTCCGTGGCTGTAAAATTAAGTCCCAAACATGAAGAAGCTTATTGCTATCGCGGAGTTGCCTATGGAGCGCTGGGAAAAGAACAGCAGGCGCTTGAAGATTTCAGCCATGCCATAAAAATAAATCCCGAATATGAGAAGGCTTACTTTTACAGGGGACTTGCTTATGCCGAATCCGCAAATTATCACAAGGCGCTTGAGGATTTTAACAAGGCTGTGGAGTTGAATCCCGGTGATTCTGAGGCTTATTTCAACCGCGGCAGGGTTTATGGGCTGCTCGGCGATACTTATAAGGCAGTGGAGGACATCAGGAAAGCTGCAAGATTAGGAGATAAGGCAGCTCAGAATTTTTTAAAGATGCAGAAAATTGAGTGGTAA
- a CDS encoding adenylate/guanylate cyclase domain-containing protein — translation MKYSKLLTFIVIGLLASVVTFFIYRQNFHFLDAVDLKLKDARFKLRENIQPDSRVVIVAIDSKSVNEIGRWPWKRSVFAGLLNSLKEYGVKVTALDIVFSEPSDSKEDAVLSRAIEKNGSIILGYFFRDEKEDADPKAVSQLESSKIKLLKIAEGVTAVPVYQRPFVETNIPLLGRGALDFGFFNTDPDADGPVRKSTLLMLYNGEIYPSLALKALRHYTGKEIMLEVESFGVSSLRLGDMSIPSDESGRLTVNYYGKGGTITTLSAVDVIKKRLKKEELRDRIVFVGATEVGIYDMRATPVESAFPGVEIHATVVSNALQGRFILRDGRIIAVEILCLALFPVLLTLLLGVLRNSFLGLVAFMFVSSIYVVFNYSLFRNYSIDMSLLYPLSSTAMAFISSEAYRNLVVERKNRYLKKAFSSYVSPELVAEIIKNPDRLALGGAKKEITVLFSDIRGFTGISEKLAPDVLVSLLNEYLGPMTEVVLKNNGTLDKYIGDAVMAIYNAPLDVMDHPEKACRTAKEMIDKLKEINGSFKQKGLPPVDIGIGINTGYAVVGNMGADMRFDYTAIGDTVNLASRLEGQNKYYGTHIILSEFTAGKVKDKFMLREIDLMRVVGKEKPVAIFELMADGNNKLAERFSEALKVYRAKGFQNALDIFTGLIGEYNDPVAKLYAERCREYLQTPPPPDWDGVFISSKK, via the coding sequence GTGAAATACTCCAAACTGCTGACCTTTATTGTAATTGGCCTTCTTGCTTCAGTTGTAACCTTTTTTATTTACAGGCAGAATTTTCATTTCCTTGATGCAGTAGACCTGAAGCTCAAGGACGCAAGATTTAAACTCAGGGAAAATATTCAGCCTGACAGCAGGGTTGTGATAGTTGCGATAGATTCAAAGAGCGTCAATGAAATCGGTAGGTGGCCTTGGAAGAGGTCTGTATTTGCCGGACTTCTGAATAGCTTGAAAGAATACGGTGTAAAGGTAACAGCGCTGGACATTGTTTTCTCCGAACCTTCGGACAGCAAAGAAGACGCAGTCCTTTCCAGAGCCATAGAAAAAAACGGCAGTATAATCCTGGGTTATTTTTTCAGAGATGAAAAAGAAGATGCAGACCCCAAGGCTGTCTCCCAGTTGGAATCATCAAAGATAAAACTTCTGAAGATTGCAGAAGGTGTGACAGCGGTTCCTGTATATCAGCGTCCTTTTGTGGAGACAAATATCCCCTTGCTCGGACGCGGCGCTCTGGATTTCGGCTTTTTCAATACAGACCCTGACGCTGACGGCCCTGTAAGAAAATCCACGCTTCTCATGCTTTATAACGGAGAAATTTATCCCTCTCTGGCATTAAAGGCGCTGAGACATTACACAGGCAAGGAGATCATGCTTGAAGTGGAATCTTTCGGTGTTTCCTCTCTCAGGCTCGGAGATATGTCTATCCCTTCTGATGAAAGCGGAAGGCTTACCGTGAATTATTACGGCAAGGGCGGGACTATCACTACGCTGTCGGCAGTTGATGTTATTAAAAAGAGATTAAAAAAAGAAGAACTCAGAGACAGGATTGTATTTGTGGGCGCAACAGAGGTCGGCATCTATGACATGAGGGCAACGCCTGTTGAGTCAGCTTTCCCTGGAGTTGAGATACATGCAACTGTAGTGTCCAATGCTCTTCAGGGTAGATTCATATTAAGGGATGGAAGAATAATTGCTGTTGAGATTTTATGCTTGGCATTATTCCCTGTCCTCCTTACATTGCTTCTCGGCGTATTGAGGAACAGCTTTTTGGGGCTTGTTGCTTTTATGTTTGTGTCAAGCATATATGTTGTTTTCAATTATTCGTTGTTCAGAAATTATTCCATAGACATGAGTTTGCTGTACCCGCTTTCCTCAACAGCAATGGCATTTATAAGCTCTGAGGCCTACAGAAACCTTGTGGTAGAAAGGAAGAACCGCTATCTTAAAAAGGCGTTTTCAAGCTATGTTTCGCCTGAGCTTGTTGCCGAGATAATAAAGAATCCTGACAGGCTCGCGCTCGGAGGCGCAAAGAAAGAGATAACGGTTCTGTTTTCAGACATAAGAGGGTTTACGGGCATTTCGGAAAAGCTTGCGCCTGATGTGCTGGTCTCGCTCCTTAACGAATATCTTGGCCCTATGACAGAAGTGGTCCTGAAAAATAACGGGACGCTGGATAAGTATATCGGCGATGCGGTGATGGCCATTTATAATGCGCCTCTGGATGTGATGGATCACCCTGAAAAGGCATGCAGGACAGCAAAAGAAATGATTGATAAATTGAAGGAAATAAACGGCAGTTTTAAGCAGAAAGGGCTTCCTCCTGTTGATATAGGGATAGGCATAAATACGGGATATGCGGTTGTCGGCAATATGGGAGCGGATATGAGATTTGATTATACGGCGATTGGCGACACGGTAAATCTGGCTTCAAGGCTTGAGGGGCAGAATAAGTATTACGGCACCCATATAATCCTGAGCGAGTTTACTGCAGGGAAGGTGAAGGACAAGTTTATGTTAAGGGAAATAGATCTTATGAGGGTTGTGGGCAAGGAAAAACCTGTTGCTATTTTTGAGTTAATGGCAGACGGGAATAACAAGCTTGCAGAGAGATTTTCCGAAGCCCTGAAGGTTTACAGGGCAAAGGGTTTTCAGAATGCGCTCGATATTTTTACAGGGCTTATAGGCGAATACAATGACCCCGTTGCAAAACTTTACGCTGAAAGATGCCGTGAATATCTTCAGACGCCTCCTCCTCCTGATTGGGACGGCGTATTTATTTCAAGCAAGAAATAG
- a CDS encoding transposase, which translates to MARIARAVAAGFPHHVVQRGNNRENVFIDDEDRKKYIKLLKKYSRERDARILAYCLMSNHVHLLIKPKENESLYKMMQGVTLCYTQYANRKYNRTGRLWESRYHSCIVDKDSYLWAVARYIETNPVRARMVKKAEDYAYSSALAHIMGKPDDLLNEELIAETQRKDYRDFIRETSAEKDRDLIRYYTRTGKPLGDEAFMKRMERKTGRDLALRPRGRPRKKVGY; encoded by the coding sequence ATGGCAAGAATCGCACGGGCTGTTGCAGCCGGTTTCCCCCATCATGTAGTGCAGAGGGGAAACAACAGAGAAAATGTATTCATTGATGATGAAGACCGGAAGAAATATATTAAACTTCTGAAAAAATATTCAAGGGAAAGAGATGCCCGGATACTGGCCTATTGTCTGATGTCAAACCATGTGCATCTGCTGATAAAGCCAAAAGAAAACGAATCTCTGTACAAGATGATGCAGGGAGTAACGCTTTGCTACACACAATATGCCAACAGAAAATATAACCGCACAGGAAGGTTATGGGAGAGCAGGTATCATTCCTGTATTGTGGATAAGGATTCCTATCTCTGGGCAGTTGCAAGATACATAGAGACGAATCCTGTACGTGCCCGGATGGTGAAAAAAGCAGAAGACTACGCCTACTCAAGTGCGCTGGCACATATAATGGGGAAACCAGACGACCTTTTAAACGAGGAGCTTATTGCAGAAACACAGAGAAAGGATTACAGGGATTTTATCAGAGAAACGAGTGCAGAGAAAGACAGGGACTTGATACGCTATTATACGAGGACAGGTAAGCCGTTGGGAGATGAAGCGTTCATGAAAAGGATGGAAAGAAAAACCGGAAGGGATTTAGCACTTAGGCCACGGGGCAGACCGAGGAAGAAGGTGGGCTATTAA
- a CDS encoding C_GCAxxG_C_C family protein → MGKKEVLEEKSLTRRSLLSGAGKIAVVGAGIAAVSGGLNLFSKAEAKGGSTEKWPWPYEKLDPEKTAELAYNEWYRVFCGAAVISSIFSQLSEKVGDPYKSFPIDAFVYMEGGMTGWGTICGSEAGAAVVTNVIIGPRIAGSKDGAMMGSEIMQWYSETPLPFYVPKEPKVKTEIIKTTSDSPLCHVSVGKWMKAADKSFGSAERKDRCARLTANVAYHTVELLNAWKDGKYHTKGTIPAGSYGIPAQHNCTSCHGSNIPTPPKSK, encoded by the coding sequence ATGGGAAAAAAAGAAGTGCTTGAAGAAAAAAGTCTTACAAGGAGGAGCCTGCTCTCAGGCGCAGGCAAGATTGCAGTCGTAGGAGCAGGCATAGCCGCTGTATCAGGAGGTCTGAATCTTTTTTCAAAGGCAGAGGCAAAAGGCGGGTCAACCGAAAAGTGGCCATGGCCGTATGAGAAACTGGACCCTGAAAAAACCGCTGAATTAGCCTACAACGAGTGGTACAGGGTATTCTGCGGAGCCGCTGTTATTAGCAGCATATTCAGTCAACTCAGTGAAAAGGTAGGCGACCCATACAAATCATTCCCTATTGACGCCTTTGTCTATATGGAAGGAGGCATGACTGGATGGGGAACTATATGCGGTTCAGAAGCAGGCGCCGCTGTTGTTACCAATGTTATAATCGGGCCAAGGATTGCAGGTTCCAAAGACGGCGCAATGATGGGCTCTGAAATTATGCAGTGGTATTCTGAGACCCCGCTGCCATTCTATGTCCCAAAAGAGCCAAAGGTAAAGACAGAGATAATCAAAACCACAAGCGACTCGCCTCTCTGTCATGTTTCGGTCGGAAAATGGATGAAGGCTGCGGACAAATCTTTCGGCAGCGCAGAGAGGAAAGACCGGTGTGCAAGGCTCACAGCGAACGTGGCATACCATACCGTGGAACTGTTGAACGCATGGAAAGACGGCAAATACCACACAAAAGGCACAATACCGGCCGGAAGCTATGGAATACCAGCCCAGCATAACTGCACAAGCTGCCACGGCTCAAACATTCCGACACCGCCGAAATCAAAGTAG
- a CDS encoding 3-methyl-2-oxobutanoate dehydrogenase subunit VorB, producing MAKKIFMKGNEVIAEAAIQAGCRFYAGYPITPQNEIPEYMSWRMEDEGGVFIQAESELAAINMVYGASAAGARAMTSSSSPGISLMQETVSYLCGAELPAVLVNMQRGGPGLGNISGSQADYFQTVKGGGHGDYKLLVYAPYNLQELWDLTMLAFDKSDEYRNPAMILGDGILGQMMEPFYQTPYIKPDLPEKTWALTGCGGRNPNVLKSGEESCIREPNVIRSLYVGEGELEFRNSILQEKYRKMKEDEVRFEMFGTEDAETIVVAFGTAARIAFSAVKKLRSEGSRLGFFRPISLFPFPEKELAALANPKRRFITIELNAGQMVEDVRLAVNGKSEVLFYGRTGGAIMTPEDIYEELNLLSVVNS from the coding sequence ATGGCTAAAAAGATTTTCATGAAGGGCAATGAGGTCATTGCAGAAGCGGCGATTCAGGCAGGCTGCCGTTTTTATGCAGGCTATCCTATAACCCCGCAAAACGAAATCCCTGAATATATGTCCTGGCGCATGGAAGATGAGGGAGGAGTATTTATTCAGGCTGAAAGCGAACTTGCCGCAATTAATATGGTGTATGGCGCCTCTGCTGCAGGCGCGCGGGCTATGACATCGTCAAGCAGCCCCGGCATAAGCCTGATGCAGGAGACTGTTTCCTATCTGTGCGGAGCAGAGCTTCCCGCTGTACTCGTGAATATGCAGAGGGGAGGGCCCGGACTTGGAAACATATCGGGCAGCCAGGCGGATTATTTTCAGACAGTAAAAGGCGGCGGGCACGGCGATTATAAACTTCTTGTATATGCTCCGTATAATCTTCAGGAACTCTGGGATTTAACCATGCTTGCCTTTGATAAGTCGGATGAATACCGGAATCCTGCAATGATTCTCGGCGATGGGATACTGGGGCAGATGATGGAGCCTTTTTATCAGACGCCTTATATAAAGCCAGACCTTCCTGAAAAGACATGGGCGCTGACAGGGTGCGGCGGGAGAAACCCGAATGTGCTCAAATCAGGAGAGGAGTCATGTATAAGAGAGCCTAATGTAATCAGGTCCCTCTATGTGGGGGAGGGGGAGCTTGAATTCAGAAACAGTATTCTTCAGGAAAAATACAGGAAGATGAAAGAAGATGAGGTAAGATTTGAGATGTTTGGCACAGAAGACGCCGAGACAATAGTTGTTGCATTCGGAACTGCGGCCCGGATAGCGTTTTCTGCTGTCAAGAAGCTGAGGAGTGAAGGTTCCAGATTAGGATTTTTCCGTCCCATTAGTCTTTTTCCCTTCCCTGAAAAGGAACTTGCAGCTCTTGCAAATCCCAAGAGGAGGTTTATCACGATTGAACTTAATGCAGGCCAGATGGTTGAGGATGTAAGGCTTGCTGTTAACGGTAAATCCGAAGTTCTTTTTTATGGAAGAACGGGCGGCGCAATAATGACGCCCGAAGATATCTATGAAGAACTGAACCTTCTTTCCGTAGTTAATAGTTAA
- a CDS encoding addiction module protein, translating into MVLQLDQMTTRDKIRAMELLWDDLCKHANAVASPSWHKDILSQREKSVAKGKEKFNDWDGEKERIKKSCQ; encoded by the coding sequence ATGGTATTACAACTTGACCAAATGACAACAAGGGATAAAATTCGGGCTATGGAATTACTGTGGGATGATTTATGTAAACATGCAAATGCAGTCGCTTCACCATCATGGCATAAAGATATTTTATCTCAGCGCGAAAAATCTGTGGCCAAGGGCAAAGAAAAATTTAATGATTGGGATGGAGAAAAAGAAAGAATTAAAAAATCCTGCCAATGA
- a CDS encoding FecR domain-containing protein, whose protein sequence is MKKIFLIILVHVCLFMFVTTAYAAAGKIAKLSGEVSWRDKANVPYKKAKEGMDFEAGCWIKTGKDGWAKLSLSDGSAFTLANNTELEIDKFLVSTDKKEGVFKLTQGKLRATVTRLAGQQTNFKVKSPTAVAGIKGTEFMMMTQGYANVLFGNEGSAEIGGDSASNKPLTADTMVQNTRGITPTDPVKVEQNTPLYTAKQDFDKITAAKPPEEWEASGNLPHIIARWNIQHGHYLADSGKYEEAMYVFQIALDLSDKLEIRGDARLERGAVYSRFLRNQEAALAEYLLILEEYPISPQRETALYLTGILLDEMGFVKRAKERLLQYKSEFPNGKHIGNVETYLQRIKD, encoded by the coding sequence ATGAAAAAGATATTTTTAATTATTCTGGTCCATGTGTGTCTCTTTATGTTCGTTACCACTGCGTATGCTGCTGCCGGGAAGATTGCAAAGCTCAGCGGTGAGGTATCATGGAGAGACAAAGCCAACGTGCCTTATAAAAAAGCAAAGGAAGGAATGGATTTTGAAGCAGGATGCTGGATAAAGACGGGCAAGGATGGATGGGCCAAACTGTCTCTGTCCGATGGCAGCGCTTTTACCCTCGCCAATAACACAGAACTCGAGATAGATAAATTTCTGGTTTCAACTGATAAAAAGGAAGGCGTTTTTAAATTAACTCAGGGCAAACTCAGGGCTACTGTTACAAGGCTTGCAGGGCAGCAGACAAATTTCAAGGTGAAAAGCCCCACGGCAGTTGCCGGCATCAAAGGGACTGAATTTATGATGATGACGCAGGGTTACGCAAATGTCCTTTTCGGAAATGAAGGAAGCGCTGAGATTGGAGGCGACTCGGCTTCAAACAAACCGCTGACCGCTGATACAATGGTTCAGAACACAAGGGGGATAACTCCTACAGACCCTGTTAAGGTTGAACAGAACACGCCTTTATATACGGCCAAGCAGGACTTTGATAAAATCACGGCAGCCAAGCCTCCGGAAGAGTGGGAGGCATCAGGAAATCTCCCTCATATTATAGCCAGATGGAACATACAGCACGGTCATTATCTTGCAGATTCGGGGAAGTATGAAGAAGCGATGTATGTTTTTCAGATAGCGCTGGACCTTAGCGATAAACTCGAAATCAGAGGCGATGCAAGGCTTGAAAGGGGAGCTGTTTATTCAAGGTTCCTTAGAAATCAGGAGGCTGCGCTTGCAGAATATCTGCTTATCCTTGAGGAATACCCGATAAGCCCGCAGCGTGAAACAGCGCTCTATCTTACAGGGATACTTCTTGATGAAATGGGCTTTGTAAAACGGGCCAAGGAAAGGCTGCTTCAGTATAAAAGCGAATTCCCGAACGGCAAACATATCGGTAATGTAGAGACTTATCTCCAGAGAATTAAAGATTAA
- a CDS encoding glycine--tRNA ligase subunit beta: MTKNEIQRSSLLLEIGTEDIPARFLPSAIRQLKENTETIFKENHIRFSEVKTLGSPRRLTVIAYGIPPMQKDRTKEIFGPSKKAAFNADGSPTKAATGFAGSQGISVEKLVVKNKDKGEYVVAVIEEKGIHVRELLPDILKKIVLSVHLPKSMRWGGNDMRFIRPIRWLLSLFDNETINFEIDGIKSSNMTRGHRFLSPAAFQIKEIPAYVKLLANNHVIVDPQERRKIITEKAEKLSSSINGKIVKDEELIDTVSNLVEYPTPVLGSFSEEYLKLPKELLITVMREHQKYFAIEDIKGVLTNYFIIISNTAEENSETVKIGAERVIRARFEDAKFYFEEDCRKKLEDRINNLKNVVYQEKLGNLYEKALRVKSLASYLASKINPSLTQKAERAALLSKTDLLTGVVREFPELQGIIGKYYASNDKEDTEVAAALMEQYLPAYYGDRLPETETGAILSLADKLDNITSFFSVGLTPTGSEDPFALRRQTLAVIAILLNNGYALSLNDIVTASLKNLKDTKQSGEIAETALRFFQQRLEPLFLSEGYGSDIIQSVLHLSAEIPLKEIRRRLHALKDFKGTENYNDFLTAIKRVKNITHAAALPSLKVKLLHTDPEKKLYEIFTAIKTELASLIDGHKYSEALSILSKLTAPINHFFDNVLVMDKQEEIKLNRLALLKDIWTLASSIADFSKLQ; the protein is encoded by the coding sequence ATGACAAAAAACGAGATTCAGCGCTCGTCGCTGCTTTTAGAGATAGGCACAGAAGACATCCCTGCAAGGTTTCTGCCCTCTGCCATACGGCAATTAAAGGAGAATACAGAGACGATATTCAAAGAGAATCATATAAGGTTCTCAGAGGTAAAGACATTGGGCTCTCCGCGCAGACTGACAGTGATTGCATATGGAATCCCGCCGATGCAGAAAGACAGAACAAAAGAAATATTCGGCCCTTCTAAAAAAGCTGCTTTTAATGCGGACGGCAGTCCTACAAAAGCGGCAACTGGCTTTGCCGGTTCTCAAGGCATAAGCGTGGAAAAGCTTGTTGTAAAAAATAAAGACAAAGGAGAATACGTTGTTGCAGTCATAGAAGAAAAAGGCATTCATGTCAGAGAACTCCTGCCTGACATACTCAAAAAGATTGTGCTTTCAGTGCATCTTCCGAAATCAATGAGATGGGGCGGCAATGACATGAGATTTATACGGCCTATCAGATGGCTGCTGTCTCTGTTTGATAACGAAACAATCAATTTTGAGATAGACGGGATAAAAAGCAGCAATATGACCCGCGGTCACAGATTCCTGTCTCCTGCCGCTTTTCAGATAAAAGAAATACCGGCTTATGTAAAGCTGCTTGCAAATAACCATGTAATAGTCGACCCTCAGGAAAGAAGAAAGATTATAACAGAAAAAGCGGAGAAGCTCTCATCTTCCATAAACGGGAAAATCGTGAAAGACGAAGAACTCATTGATACTGTCTCAAATCTCGTAGAATATCCAACTCCGGTACTGGGCAGCTTCTCGGAAGAATATCTTAAACTTCCGAAGGAACTGCTTATAACAGTAATGAGAGAACATCAGAAATACTTTGCAATTGAAGATATTAAAGGTGTGCTTACGAATTACTTTATCATTATAAGCAACACCGCTGAAGAAAATTCAGAGACTGTCAAGATTGGAGCGGAACGCGTTATCAGGGCAAGATTTGAGGATGCAAAATTCTATTTTGAAGAAGACTGCAGAAAAAAACTTGAAGATAGAATAAACAACCTTAAAAATGTGGTGTATCAGGAAAAACTCGGAAACCTCTACGAGAAAGCATTGAGGGTCAAAAGCCTTGCGTCATATCTTGCGTCAAAAATAAATCCCTCTCTAACGCAAAAGGCCGAAAGAGCAGCGCTTCTCTCCAAGACAGACCTCCTGACAGGAGTCGTAAGGGAATTTCCTGAACTGCAGGGAATTATTGGGAAATACTATGCGAGCAATGACAAGGAAGACACAGAAGTCGCAGCCGCTTTGATGGAACAGTATCTGCCTGCCTATTACGGAGACAGACTGCCTGAAACAGAGACAGGCGCTATTCTCAGCCTTGCAGACAAACTGGATAATATAACCTCATTCTTCTCTGTCGGTCTTACACCAACAGGCTCGGAAGACCCTTTTGCATTAAGGAGACAGACGCTTGCAGTCATAGCAATACTGCTGAATAATGGCTACGCTTTATCACTCAATGATATTGTTACTGCTTCTCTGAAAAACCTGAAAGACACTAAACAATCTGGAGAGATTGCAGAAACAGCGCTCAGATTTTTTCAACAGAGGCTTGAGCCTTTGTTTTTATCAGAAGGGTATGGTTCCGATATAATCCAATCTGTACTCCATCTCTCTGCAGAAATTCCGTTAAAAGAAATACGAAGGAGACTCCATGCTCTTAAGGATTTTAAGGGAACAGAGAACTACAATGATTTTCTCACTGCCATAAAGAGGGTGAAAAATATTACCCACGCGGCTGCGCTTCCTTCATTAAAGGTGAAACTGCTCCATACAGATCCGGAGAAAAAACTCTACGAGATATTCACCGCGATAAAAACCGAACTCGCAAGCCTGATAGATGGACACAAATATTCCGAAGCGCTCAGTATTCTCTCAAAACTGACAGCCCCGATAAACCATTTTTTCGATAATGTACTCGTAATGGACAAACAGGAAGAAATCAAACTCAACAGGCTTGCCCTGCTGAAGGATATCTGGACACTTGCATCATCAATAGCGGATTTTTCAAAACTGCAATAA